One part of the Neoarius graeffei isolate fNeoGra1 chromosome 2, fNeoGra1.pri, whole genome shotgun sequence genome encodes these proteins:
- the nfatc3b gene encoding nuclear factor of activated T-cells, cytoplasmic 3 isoform X3 produces MTAARYGGEELDFRLTFGEDSQSTASGHTDVGADNDSSCYLFTAIQQPVFQQHPELQSVTQSSYSQGPLTSSYGASSSGSNPVDSPSRVFECPSIQITSIPTTGQQDLGAQQHGVHLEQEGASGPLTSRDQLYLPLDVSYRDTSSLCPSPCSSLSSRSWLSDASSCESFSHVYDDVESELTEAAASFRFTSPLVSPQGSPLPSPLASPQASPQMSPMVSPFGSPGCSYTEDPWSRYHQHQRPYSHSLSPHHSPYQSPRTSVNEDTWLSARPHSSSSSRPSSRPTSPYGKRPYSSADGAPSLSSPHLSPTPSPSHSPRGSVTDETWLGSPALMAGSSQACASNVDIPSKTRRTFQGTSQDCMALLPRHGDSGFEENSLVFPLLDSNIEVSLPTLKKEDIVEHYLSVPTPFTWGKPKQTHTPLFRSTSLPSLDCSLPSQYGQYELKLEVQPKPHHRAHYETEGSRGAIKSACGRHPIVKLLGYNEKPVSLQMFIGTADDRHVRPHAFYQVHRITGKTVATPSQEMVISSTKILEIPLLPENNMSASIDCAGILKLRNSDIELRKGETDIGRKNTRVRAAFRVHIPQANGKVLSLQVASIPIECSQRSAQELPQIEKFSPTCDSVMGGQELMIIGANITPESKVIFLEKGHDGRTQWEVDAKMVHEKSRDTSIVVKIPPYHKKILGSSVQVQFYISNGKRKRSLIQRFTYVPAVQVKQEYDNVEGTTTSDQAEQFNPLEQWLYSAGPVCVPSSTQRSYSPLGSPQLSQHHPPDTSLSDVSGLHPVSLNFTKPSSYQGPQQNLSYNGQLSLPCDTASMQGGRSSAVVSENVRSVLGIGNQNTPGGVHGLNQVSGQRHNEGYLSPTSGTTQCDPNSLNNYRSAHDSGELVLFPKSSSSLEALDSTTVPSTSHLNREALVNPKPNAALSPADTSGTISSLGAGASSNHSIDGQRPNVKQEPEKEKELTFQSIGLQDITLDDGMNLVFS; encoded by the exons ATGACTGCTGCGAGGTATGGAGGAGAGGAGCTGGACTTCAGGCTGACTTTTGGCGAGGACAGTCAATCCACGGCCTCAGGCCACACAG ATGTCGGGGCAGATAATGACTCATCCTGCTACCTTTTCACTGCAATCCAACAGCCTGTTTTCCAGCAACATCCAGAGCTGCAAAGTGTTACCCAATCGTCATACTCCCAAGGCCCTCTTACCAGCAGCTATGGTGCTTCTAGCTCTGGATCCAATCCAGTGGATTCTCCAAGCCGCGTTTTTGAGTGCCCCAGCATCCAGATCACATCCATCCCAACAACCGGCCAACAAGATCTGGGTGCCCAGCAACACGGGGTCCATTTGGAGCAAGAAGGAGCCTCTGGTCCTCTAACATCCAGGGACCAGCTTTATTTACCTCTGGATGTGTCCTATAGAGACACCTCGTCATTGTGTCCGAGTCCCTGCAGTAGCTTGTCATCCCGCAGCTGGCTCTCAGATGCCTCCTCTTGCGAGTCTTTCTCCCATGTTTATGATGATGTGGAGTCTGAGCTGACTGAAGCAGCAGCAAGTTTCAGGTTTACATCACCCCTGGTGTCACCACAGGGCTCTCCTCTGCCCTCGCCTCTGGCCTCACCCCAGGCATCTCCACAGATGTCTCCTATGGTATCACCATttggctctccaggctgttcgtaCACTGAGGACCCTTGGTCTCGTTATCATCAACACCAACGCCCTTACTCTCATTCACTGTCTCCCCATCATTCGCCTTATCAGTCACCTCGCACTAGTGTTAACGAGGACACCTGGCTCAGTGCCCGGccacactcctcctcctcctcgagaCCCTCTTCTCGTCCCACTTCACCATATGGGAAGCGACCGTATTCCAGCGCCGATGGCGCACCAAGCTTGTCGTCACCTCATCTCTCTCCCACTCCGAGCCCATCTCATTCACCGCGAGGCAGTGTGACTGATGAGACCTGGTTGGGAAGTCCTGCCTTGATGGCTGGCTCCTCCCAGGCCTGTGCATCTAACGTGGACATCCCCTCAAAAACCAGACGGACTTTTCAGGGCACCAGTCAAGATTGTATGGCCTTGCTGCCCAGACATGGAGATTCAGGATTTGAGGAGAATAGCCTTGTGTTCCCCTTGCTGGATTCGAATATAGAAGTGTCACTGCCAACCCTGAAGAAAGAAGACATAGTGGAACACTACTTGTCAGTCCCTACACCCTTTACTTGGGGAAAACCTAAGCAAACACACACTCCTTTGTTCAG GTCCACATCTCTACCCTCACTAGACTGTTCACTGCCCAGCCAGTATGGGCAGTATGAGCTAAAGTTGGAGGTCCAACCCAAACCCCACCACAGAGCCCACTATGAGACGGAAGGCAGTCGAGGAGCCATTAAATCGGCATGTGGAAGACACCCTATTGTGAAG CTCCTTGGTTACAATGAGAAACCAGTCAGCCTGCAGATGTTCATTGGGACAGCAGACGATCGTCATGTGAGACCACATGCATTTTATCAGGTGCACAGGATAACGGGGAAAACTGTGGCCACTCCGAGCCAGGAGATGGTGATCAGCAGCACCAAAATCCTAGAGATTCCTCTTCTTCCTGAAAACAACATGTCTGCCAG TATTGACTGTGCTGGGATTCTGAAGCTCAGAAATTCTGATATTGAGTTGCGGAAGGGAGAAACCGACATCGGGCGTAAGAACACTCGTGTGCGAGCTGCGTTCCGTGTGCACATTCCCCAGGCCAATGGAAAAGTGCTCTCACTGCAAGTGGCCTCCATCCCTATAGAGTGCT CCCAGCGCTCAGCCCAGGAGCTTCCTCAGATAGAGAAGTTCAGTCCTACCTGTGACTCTGTGATGGGAGGCCAGGAGCTGATGATCATCGGTGCAAACATAACCCCAGAGTCAAAGGTCATCTTCCTGGAAAAAGGCCATG ATGGTAGAACTCAGTGGGAAGTGGATGCAAAAATGGTTCATGAAAAGAGTAGAGAT ACTAGCATTGTGGTGAAGATCCCGCCGTACCATAAGAAGATCTTGGGGTCATCCGTGCAGGTACAGTTCTACATCAGCAATGGGAAAAGGAAGAGAAGCCTTATACAACGCTTTACTTATGTCCCAG CAGTGCAGGTAAAGCAGGAATATGACAATGTTGAAGGTACTACAACCTCTGACCAAGCAGAGCAGTTCAACCCTCTGGAGCAGTGGCTGTACTCTGCAGGTCCGGTCTGTGTTCCATCCTCCACTCAGCGTAGCTACTCTCCTTTGGGTTCCCCCCAGCTCAGTCAACATCATCCTCCAGATACCAGTCTCAGTGACGTGTCTGGGCTTCACCCAGTATCACTGAATTTCACCAAGCCCTCATCATATCAGGGACCTCAACAAAACCTATCTTACAATGGACAGCTCAGTCTTCCCTGTGATACTGCTTCAATGCAAGGAGGCAGATCATCAGCTGTTGTGTCTGAGAATGTGAGATCTGTATTAGGAATTGGGAATCAAAACACTCCTGGAGGTGTTCATGGCTTGAATCAAGTCTCTGGTCAGAGGCATAATGAGGGCTACCTCAGCCCTACCTCAGGTACAACCCAGTGTGATCCAAATAGCCTCAATAACTATCGATCTGCTCATGATTCTGGAGAGCTGGTGCTGTTTCCAAAGTCGTCATCCTCTCTGGAGGCTCTTGACTCCACTACAGTGCCTTCTACCTCACACTTGAACAGAGAGGCTCTTGTAAACCCAAAGCCTAATGCAGCACTTTCCCCAGCTGATACAAGTGGAACCATAAGCTCTTTGGGAGCTGGAGCTTCATCAAACCACTCCATAGATGGGCAGAGGCCTAACGTTAAACAGGAACCGGAGAAGGAGAAGGAGCTCACCTTCCAGTCCATCGGGCTGCAGGATATCACACTTGATGATGGTATGAATCTGGTATTCTCGTAA
- the nfatc3b gene encoding nuclear factor of activated T-cells, cytoplasmic 3 isoform X2, with product MTAARYGGEELDFRLTFGEDSQSTASGHTDVGADNDSSCYLFTAIQQPVFQQHPELQSVTQSSYSQGPLTSSYGASSSGSNPVDSPSRVFECPSIQITSIPTTGQQDLGAQQHGVHLEQEGASGPLTSRDQLYLPLDVSYRDTSSLCPSPCSSLSSRSWLSDASSCESFSHVYDDVESELTEAAASFRFTSPLVSPQGSPLPSPLASPQASPQMSPMVSPFGSPGCSYTEDPWSRYHQHQRPYSHSLSPHHSPYQSPRTSVNEDTWLSARPHSSSSSRPSSRPTSPYGKRPYSSADGAPSLSSPHLSPTPSPSHSPRGSVTDETWLGSPALMAGSSQACASNVDIPSKTRRTFQGTSQDCMALLPRHGDSGFEENSLVFPLLDSNIEVSLPTLKKEDIVEHYLSVPTPFTWGKPKQTHTPLFRSTSLPSLDCSLPSQYGQYELKLEVQPKPHHRAHYETEGSRGAIKSACGRHPIVKLLGYNEKPVSLQMFIGTADDRHVRPHAFYQVHRITGKTVATPSQEMVISSTKILEIPLLPENNMSASIDCAGILKLRNSDIELRKGETDIGRKNTRVRAAFRVHIPQANGKVLSLQVASIPIECSQRSAQELPQIEKFSPTCDSVMGGQELMIIGANITPESKVIFLEKGHDGRTQWEVDAKMVHEKSRDTSIVVKIPPYHKKILGSSVQVQFYISNGKRKRSLIQRFTYVPVQVKQEYDNVEGTTTSDQAEQFNPLEQWLYSAGPVCVPSSTQRSYSPLGSPQLSQHHPPDTSLSDVSGLHPVSLNFTKPSSYQGPQQNLSYNGQLSLPCDTASMQGGRSSAVVSENVRSVLGIGNQNTPGGVHGLNQVSGQRHNEGYLSPTSGTTQCDPNSLNNYRSAHDSGELVLFPKSSSSLEALDSTTVPSTSHLNREALVNPKPNAALSPADTSGTISSLGAGASSNHSIDGQRPNVKQEPEKEKELTFQSIGLQDITLDDVSEIIVRDLFQSPDLALDECS from the exons ATGACTGCTGCGAGGTATGGAGGAGAGGAGCTGGACTTCAGGCTGACTTTTGGCGAGGACAGTCAATCCACGGCCTCAGGCCACACAG ATGTCGGGGCAGATAATGACTCATCCTGCTACCTTTTCACTGCAATCCAACAGCCTGTTTTCCAGCAACATCCAGAGCTGCAAAGTGTTACCCAATCGTCATACTCCCAAGGCCCTCTTACCAGCAGCTATGGTGCTTCTAGCTCTGGATCCAATCCAGTGGATTCTCCAAGCCGCGTTTTTGAGTGCCCCAGCATCCAGATCACATCCATCCCAACAACCGGCCAACAAGATCTGGGTGCCCAGCAACACGGGGTCCATTTGGAGCAAGAAGGAGCCTCTGGTCCTCTAACATCCAGGGACCAGCTTTATTTACCTCTGGATGTGTCCTATAGAGACACCTCGTCATTGTGTCCGAGTCCCTGCAGTAGCTTGTCATCCCGCAGCTGGCTCTCAGATGCCTCCTCTTGCGAGTCTTTCTCCCATGTTTATGATGATGTGGAGTCTGAGCTGACTGAAGCAGCAGCAAGTTTCAGGTTTACATCACCCCTGGTGTCACCACAGGGCTCTCCTCTGCCCTCGCCTCTGGCCTCACCCCAGGCATCTCCACAGATGTCTCCTATGGTATCACCATttggctctccaggctgttcgtaCACTGAGGACCCTTGGTCTCGTTATCATCAACACCAACGCCCTTACTCTCATTCACTGTCTCCCCATCATTCGCCTTATCAGTCACCTCGCACTAGTGTTAACGAGGACACCTGGCTCAGTGCCCGGccacactcctcctcctcctcgagaCCCTCTTCTCGTCCCACTTCACCATATGGGAAGCGACCGTATTCCAGCGCCGATGGCGCACCAAGCTTGTCGTCACCTCATCTCTCTCCCACTCCGAGCCCATCTCATTCACCGCGAGGCAGTGTGACTGATGAGACCTGGTTGGGAAGTCCTGCCTTGATGGCTGGCTCCTCCCAGGCCTGTGCATCTAACGTGGACATCCCCTCAAAAACCAGACGGACTTTTCAGGGCACCAGTCAAGATTGTATGGCCTTGCTGCCCAGACATGGAGATTCAGGATTTGAGGAGAATAGCCTTGTGTTCCCCTTGCTGGATTCGAATATAGAAGTGTCACTGCCAACCCTGAAGAAAGAAGACATAGTGGAACACTACTTGTCAGTCCCTACACCCTTTACTTGGGGAAAACCTAAGCAAACACACACTCCTTTGTTCAG GTCCACATCTCTACCCTCACTAGACTGTTCACTGCCCAGCCAGTATGGGCAGTATGAGCTAAAGTTGGAGGTCCAACCCAAACCCCACCACAGAGCCCACTATGAGACGGAAGGCAGTCGAGGAGCCATTAAATCGGCATGTGGAAGACACCCTATTGTGAAG CTCCTTGGTTACAATGAGAAACCAGTCAGCCTGCAGATGTTCATTGGGACAGCAGACGATCGTCATGTGAGACCACATGCATTTTATCAGGTGCACAGGATAACGGGGAAAACTGTGGCCACTCCGAGCCAGGAGATGGTGATCAGCAGCACCAAAATCCTAGAGATTCCTCTTCTTCCTGAAAACAACATGTCTGCCAG TATTGACTGTGCTGGGATTCTGAAGCTCAGAAATTCTGATATTGAGTTGCGGAAGGGAGAAACCGACATCGGGCGTAAGAACACTCGTGTGCGAGCTGCGTTCCGTGTGCACATTCCCCAGGCCAATGGAAAAGTGCTCTCACTGCAAGTGGCCTCCATCCCTATAGAGTGCT CCCAGCGCTCAGCCCAGGAGCTTCCTCAGATAGAGAAGTTCAGTCCTACCTGTGACTCTGTGATGGGAGGCCAGGAGCTGATGATCATCGGTGCAAACATAACCCCAGAGTCAAAGGTCATCTTCCTGGAAAAAGGCCATG ATGGTAGAACTCAGTGGGAAGTGGATGCAAAAATGGTTCATGAAAAGAGTAGAGAT ACTAGCATTGTGGTGAAGATCCCGCCGTACCATAAGAAGATCTTGGGGTCATCCGTGCAGGTACAGTTCTACATCAGCAATGGGAAAAGGAAGAGAAGCCTTATACAACGCTTTACTTATGTCCCAG TGCAGGTAAAGCAGGAATATGACAATGTTGAAGGTACTACAACCTCTGACCAAGCAGAGCAGTTCAACCCTCTGGAGCAGTGGCTGTACTCTGCAGGTCCGGTCTGTGTTCCATCCTCCACTCAGCGTAGCTACTCTCCTTTGGGTTCCCCCCAGCTCAGTCAACATCATCCTCCAGATACCAGTCTCAGTGACGTGTCTGGGCTTCACCCAGTATCACTGAATTTCACCAAGCCCTCATCATATCAGGGACCTCAACAAAACCTATCTTACAATGGACAGCTCAGTCTTCCCTGTGATACTGCTTCAATGCAAGGAGGCAGATCATCAGCTGTTGTGTCTGAGAATGTGAGATCTGTATTAGGAATTGGGAATCAAAACACTCCTGGAGGTGTTCATGGCTTGAATCAAGTCTCTGGTCAGAGGCATAATGAGGGCTACCTCAGCCCTACCTCAGGTACAACCCAGTGTGATCCAAATAGCCTCAATAACTATCGATCTGCTCATGATTCTGGAGAGCTGGTGCTGTTTCCAAAGTCGTCATCCTCTCTGGAGGCTCTTGACTCCACTACAGTGCCTTCTACCTCACACTTGAACAGAGAGGCTCTTGTAAACCCAAAGCCTAATGCAGCACTTTCCCCAGCTGATACAAGTGGAACCATAAGCTCTTTGGGAGCTGGAGCTTCATCAAACCACTCCATAGATGGGCAGAGGCCTAACGTTAAACAGGAACCGGAGAAGGAGAAGGAGCTCACCTTCCAGTCCATCGGGCTGCAGGATATCACACTTGATGATG TGAGCGAGATCATAGTGAGAGACTTGTTCCAGAGTCCAGATTTGGCACTGGATGAATGCTCATAG
- the nfatc3b gene encoding nuclear factor of activated T-cells, cytoplasmic 3 isoform X1, whose protein sequence is MTAARYGGEELDFRLTFGEDSQSTASGHTDVGADNDSSCYLFTAIQQPVFQQHPELQSVTQSSYSQGPLTSSYGASSSGSNPVDSPSRVFECPSIQITSIPTTGQQDLGAQQHGVHLEQEGASGPLTSRDQLYLPLDVSYRDTSSLCPSPCSSLSSRSWLSDASSCESFSHVYDDVESELTEAAASFRFTSPLVSPQGSPLPSPLASPQASPQMSPMVSPFGSPGCSYTEDPWSRYHQHQRPYSHSLSPHHSPYQSPRTSVNEDTWLSARPHSSSSSRPSSRPTSPYGKRPYSSADGAPSLSSPHLSPTPSPSHSPRGSVTDETWLGSPALMAGSSQACASNVDIPSKTRRTFQGTSQDCMALLPRHGDSGFEENSLVFPLLDSNIEVSLPTLKKEDIVEHYLSVPTPFTWGKPKQTHTPLFRSTSLPSLDCSLPSQYGQYELKLEVQPKPHHRAHYETEGSRGAIKSACGRHPIVKLLGYNEKPVSLQMFIGTADDRHVRPHAFYQVHRITGKTVATPSQEMVISSTKILEIPLLPENNMSASIDCAGILKLRNSDIELRKGETDIGRKNTRVRAAFRVHIPQANGKVLSLQVASIPIECSQRSAQELPQIEKFSPTCDSVMGGQELMIIGANITPESKVIFLEKGHDGRTQWEVDAKMVHEKSRDTSIVVKIPPYHKKILGSSVQVQFYISNGKRKRSLIQRFTYVPAVQVKQEYDNVEGTTTSDQAEQFNPLEQWLYSAGPVCVPSSTQRSYSPLGSPQLSQHHPPDTSLSDVSGLHPVSLNFTKPSSYQGPQQNLSYNGQLSLPCDTASMQGGRSSAVVSENVRSVLGIGNQNTPGGVHGLNQVSGQRHNEGYLSPTSGTTQCDPNSLNNYRSAHDSGELVLFPKSSSSLEALDSTTVPSTSHLNREALVNPKPNAALSPADTSGTISSLGAGASSNHSIDGQRPNVKQEPEKEKELTFQSIGLQDITLDDVSEIIVRDLFQSPDLALDECS, encoded by the exons ATGACTGCTGCGAGGTATGGAGGAGAGGAGCTGGACTTCAGGCTGACTTTTGGCGAGGACAGTCAATCCACGGCCTCAGGCCACACAG ATGTCGGGGCAGATAATGACTCATCCTGCTACCTTTTCACTGCAATCCAACAGCCTGTTTTCCAGCAACATCCAGAGCTGCAAAGTGTTACCCAATCGTCATACTCCCAAGGCCCTCTTACCAGCAGCTATGGTGCTTCTAGCTCTGGATCCAATCCAGTGGATTCTCCAAGCCGCGTTTTTGAGTGCCCCAGCATCCAGATCACATCCATCCCAACAACCGGCCAACAAGATCTGGGTGCCCAGCAACACGGGGTCCATTTGGAGCAAGAAGGAGCCTCTGGTCCTCTAACATCCAGGGACCAGCTTTATTTACCTCTGGATGTGTCCTATAGAGACACCTCGTCATTGTGTCCGAGTCCCTGCAGTAGCTTGTCATCCCGCAGCTGGCTCTCAGATGCCTCCTCTTGCGAGTCTTTCTCCCATGTTTATGATGATGTGGAGTCTGAGCTGACTGAAGCAGCAGCAAGTTTCAGGTTTACATCACCCCTGGTGTCACCACAGGGCTCTCCTCTGCCCTCGCCTCTGGCCTCACCCCAGGCATCTCCACAGATGTCTCCTATGGTATCACCATttggctctccaggctgttcgtaCACTGAGGACCCTTGGTCTCGTTATCATCAACACCAACGCCCTTACTCTCATTCACTGTCTCCCCATCATTCGCCTTATCAGTCACCTCGCACTAGTGTTAACGAGGACACCTGGCTCAGTGCCCGGccacactcctcctcctcctcgagaCCCTCTTCTCGTCCCACTTCACCATATGGGAAGCGACCGTATTCCAGCGCCGATGGCGCACCAAGCTTGTCGTCACCTCATCTCTCTCCCACTCCGAGCCCATCTCATTCACCGCGAGGCAGTGTGACTGATGAGACCTGGTTGGGAAGTCCTGCCTTGATGGCTGGCTCCTCCCAGGCCTGTGCATCTAACGTGGACATCCCCTCAAAAACCAGACGGACTTTTCAGGGCACCAGTCAAGATTGTATGGCCTTGCTGCCCAGACATGGAGATTCAGGATTTGAGGAGAATAGCCTTGTGTTCCCCTTGCTGGATTCGAATATAGAAGTGTCACTGCCAACCCTGAAGAAAGAAGACATAGTGGAACACTACTTGTCAGTCCCTACACCCTTTACTTGGGGAAAACCTAAGCAAACACACACTCCTTTGTTCAG GTCCACATCTCTACCCTCACTAGACTGTTCACTGCCCAGCCAGTATGGGCAGTATGAGCTAAAGTTGGAGGTCCAACCCAAACCCCACCACAGAGCCCACTATGAGACGGAAGGCAGTCGAGGAGCCATTAAATCGGCATGTGGAAGACACCCTATTGTGAAG CTCCTTGGTTACAATGAGAAACCAGTCAGCCTGCAGATGTTCATTGGGACAGCAGACGATCGTCATGTGAGACCACATGCATTTTATCAGGTGCACAGGATAACGGGGAAAACTGTGGCCACTCCGAGCCAGGAGATGGTGATCAGCAGCACCAAAATCCTAGAGATTCCTCTTCTTCCTGAAAACAACATGTCTGCCAG TATTGACTGTGCTGGGATTCTGAAGCTCAGAAATTCTGATATTGAGTTGCGGAAGGGAGAAACCGACATCGGGCGTAAGAACACTCGTGTGCGAGCTGCGTTCCGTGTGCACATTCCCCAGGCCAATGGAAAAGTGCTCTCACTGCAAGTGGCCTCCATCCCTATAGAGTGCT CCCAGCGCTCAGCCCAGGAGCTTCCTCAGATAGAGAAGTTCAGTCCTACCTGTGACTCTGTGATGGGAGGCCAGGAGCTGATGATCATCGGTGCAAACATAACCCCAGAGTCAAAGGTCATCTTCCTGGAAAAAGGCCATG ATGGTAGAACTCAGTGGGAAGTGGATGCAAAAATGGTTCATGAAAAGAGTAGAGAT ACTAGCATTGTGGTGAAGATCCCGCCGTACCATAAGAAGATCTTGGGGTCATCCGTGCAGGTACAGTTCTACATCAGCAATGGGAAAAGGAAGAGAAGCCTTATACAACGCTTTACTTATGTCCCAG CAGTGCAGGTAAAGCAGGAATATGACAATGTTGAAGGTACTACAACCTCTGACCAAGCAGAGCAGTTCAACCCTCTGGAGCAGTGGCTGTACTCTGCAGGTCCGGTCTGTGTTCCATCCTCCACTCAGCGTAGCTACTCTCCTTTGGGTTCCCCCCAGCTCAGTCAACATCATCCTCCAGATACCAGTCTCAGTGACGTGTCTGGGCTTCACCCAGTATCACTGAATTTCACCAAGCCCTCATCATATCAGGGACCTCAACAAAACCTATCTTACAATGGACAGCTCAGTCTTCCCTGTGATACTGCTTCAATGCAAGGAGGCAGATCATCAGCTGTTGTGTCTGAGAATGTGAGATCTGTATTAGGAATTGGGAATCAAAACACTCCTGGAGGTGTTCATGGCTTGAATCAAGTCTCTGGTCAGAGGCATAATGAGGGCTACCTCAGCCCTACCTCAGGTACAACCCAGTGTGATCCAAATAGCCTCAATAACTATCGATCTGCTCATGATTCTGGAGAGCTGGTGCTGTTTCCAAAGTCGTCATCCTCTCTGGAGGCTCTTGACTCCACTACAGTGCCTTCTACCTCACACTTGAACAGAGAGGCTCTTGTAAACCCAAAGCCTAATGCAGCACTTTCCCCAGCTGATACAAGTGGAACCATAAGCTCTTTGGGAGCTGGAGCTTCATCAAACCACTCCATAGATGGGCAGAGGCCTAACGTTAAACAGGAACCGGAGAAGGAGAAGGAGCTCACCTTCCAGTCCATCGGGCTGCAGGATATCACACTTGATGATG TGAGCGAGATCATAGTGAGAGACTTGTTCCAGAGTCCAGATTTGGCACTGGATGAATGCTCATAG